GGAGAAGAGAGAGCGCGCCGGCGCCGAGCAGCGCGGCGAGCGGGTCGAGGCCGACGGCGCAGCCGGCGAAGGCGGCGACGGCGAGGGCGATCGCCGCGGTCCCGCGCAGCGCGCTCCGCGCGAGGCGGATCACCGCCAGCGCGATCACGGCGATGATCGTCGGCTTGACGCCGTAGAGCAGCGCCCGCCCCTGCGGCAGCGCGCCGAACCGCACGTAGAACCACGCGACCGCGCTCGTGATCAGCGCCGCGGGAAGGATGAACGCGAGGCCGCCGACGAAGAACCCCGGCCAGCCCGCGCGGCGCCAGCCGAGGTGGATCGTCATCTCCGTCGAGTTCGGGCCGGGGAGGAGGTTCATCGCCCCCAGCACGTCGAGGAACTCCTCGCGCGACAGCCAGCGCCGCCGCCGCACGAACTCCTCCTCCATCAGCCCGACGTGCGCCGCGGGTCCGCCGAAGGCGATGCAGCCGAGCTTGAGGAACGCGCCGGCCACCTCGAGCAACCGCTTCGTCGATCCGCCTTCGGCCATGCGCGGACGATACGCGGACGCCGCGGGAACGGTCAACGCCGCGCGCCGCGCCGGGCGGCGCCGTCAAGTGCAAGGACCGCCGAGGCGTTCGGCGGCGACGTCCGGCGCGGCCGCCGACGGTACGCGCGCCGCGCGCCGTGTCGCGCGTGGACCGGCCCGCGGCGCGCGGCTACCATGCCGGCATGGCGACGCGGAACGAGGTGACGATCGTCGGCGGTGGTCTCGCCGGCTGCGAAGCGGCGTGGCAGTGCGCGGAGGCCGGCGTGCCGGTCCTGTTGCGCGAGATGCGCCCGCTGGCGACGAACCCGATCCACAAGACCGGGCGTCTCGCGGAACTCGTCTGCTCCAATTCGTTCAAGTCGAAGGAACTCGCGACGGCCCACGGCCTGCTCAAGGCCGAGCTGCGCGCCCTCGGCTCGCTGATCGTCCGCAGCGCCGACGCCGCGGCCGTCCCCGCCGGCGCCACCCTCGCCGTGGACCGCGAGGCGTTCAGCGTCGCCGTGGACGAGGCGATCAAGGGCCACCCGCTGATCCGGATCGAGCGCGGCGAGGTCCTCGAGCTCCCCGACGACGATCCGGCGATCGTCGCCGCCGGGCCGCTCTGCTCGCCCGCCCTCGCCGCGGCGATCGCCGCCTTCACCGGCGAAGGGAACCTCGCCTTCTACGACGCGATCAGCCCGATAGTCGAGAACGAGTCGATCGACTGGAGCGTCGCCTTCCGCGCCTCGC
This window of the bacterium genome carries:
- a CDS encoding chromate transporter translates to MAEGGSTKRLLEVAGAFLKLGCIAFGGPAAHVGLMEEEFVRRRRWLSREEFLDVLGAMNLLPGPNSTEMTIHLGWRRAGWPGFFVGGLAFILPAALITSAVAWFYVRFGALPQGRALLYGVKPTIIAVIALAVIRLARSALRGTAAIALAVAAFAGCAVGLDPLAALLGAGALSLLRARLRRGATGAASALAALPPAPLAAASSAAPASAAGAGSAPAA